One Echinicola strongylocentroti DNA window includes the following coding sequences:
- a CDS encoding acyltransferase family protein, with product MMKEKGTRLISLDALRGATIAAMILVNFPGSWDSVFPPLLHAHWNGITPTDFIFPFFLFIVGVSIALAYSKSLSNGLPKRDLYKKTLIRGVKIFVLGVVLGMIPQFDFADIRVAGVLQRISIVFVVCSFLFLQSGWRSQVFVMTFILIGYWLTMVLIPDPVTGEVMLEPGDNVAAWIDLRLLPGKMWNGNWDPEGIYSTLPAVATGILGMLAGKLLLSDKDKIEKAAHLMVMGFALTLLGLFWSLFFPLNKNLWTSSYVLVTAGVAFGFLGAFYYWVDVKGNRWGTKPWIIFGSNAITVYVLADVLSLLFYVWLFDDASLSAHFMEVATDAGMMPELASMVFATMFVAVNFVPAYLLYQRRIFIKL from the coding sequence ATGATGAAAGAAAAGGGTACACGGTTGATTTCTCTTGATGCCTTGAGAGGGGCTACTATAGCAGCGATGATTTTAGTGAATTTCCCGGGCAGTTGGGACAGTGTTTTTCCACCTCTTTTGCATGCCCACTGGAACGGTATCACACCGACGGATTTTATTTTTCCGTTTTTCCTTTTTATAGTGGGGGTGTCGATAGCATTGGCATATTCAAAAAGCCTTAGTAATGGCCTACCTAAACGTGACCTTTACAAAAAAACACTCATCAGGGGAGTTAAGATTTTCGTTTTGGGTGTTGTATTGGGAATGATCCCTCAATTTGATTTTGCCGATATTAGGGTGGCCGGGGTCCTTCAGCGTATATCTATTGTATTTGTAGTGTGCTCTTTTTTATTTCTCCAAAGCGGATGGAGGAGCCAAGTTTTCGTGATGACTTTTATTTTGATAGGTTATTGGCTGACCATGGTGCTCATTCCTGATCCCGTTACCGGAGAGGTCATGTTGGAGCCTGGTGATAATGTAGCAGCATGGATCGACCTACGGCTTCTCCCCGGGAAAATGTGGAACGGCAATTGGGACCCAGAGGGTATCTACAGTACTTTGCCAGCTGTGGCCACAGGAATACTAGGGATGCTTGCAGGCAAGCTATTGCTGTCTGACAAGGACAAGATAGAAAAGGCCGCTCACTTGATGGTTATGGGTTTTGCGCTGACGCTTTTGGGCTTGTTTTGGTCCTTGTTTTTTCCGTTAAACAAAAACTTGTGGACCAGTTCGTATGTCTTGGTGACAGCGGGTGTGGCCTTCGGTTTTTTAGGGGCATTTTATTATTGGGTAGATGTCAAAGGAAATCGCTGGGGTACCAAACCTTGGATTATATTCGGCTCCAATGCGATCACGGTATATGTATTGGCAGATGTATTGTCTCTTTTGTTTTATGTATGGCTTTTTGATGATGCCAGCTTGAGTGCACATTTTATGGAGGTGGCGACGGATGCTGGCATGATGCCGGAGTTGGCCAGTATGGTTTTTGCCACGATGTTTGTAGCGGTTAATTTTGTCCCAGCTTATCTCCTTTATCAAAGACGGATTTTTATAAAACTGTGA
- a CDS encoding RNA polymerase sigma factor, producing MDQPNKQILELFIKGDPKATDEIYRYYRIPIIRFAVSILKDEIEAENIFHEVFLKMISRRDKINPSMNFSSYIITAVKNEVFDYFNRVKKDQQLKEQFWNNIQKHSVDDQVEKEAHLEQLEKLVGQLSPKRKRVLEMNIFEKKSYQEIANELAISINTVKNQLIKAKALIRQEMDNSLSK from the coding sequence ATGGACCAACCTAACAAACAGATTTTAGAACTATTTATAAAAGGAGATCCCAAAGCCACCGATGAGATTTATAGGTATTACAGGATTCCAATTATCCGTTTTGCAGTTTCGATCCTAAAGGATGAGATAGAAGCGGAGAACATTTTCCACGAGGTTTTTCTCAAAATGATCTCAAGAAGAGATAAGATAAACCCCAGCATGAACTTCAGCTCATATATAATCACTGCAGTAAAAAATGAGGTGTTTGATTATTTTAACCGAGTCAAAAAAGACCAACAGCTAAAAGAGCAATTCTGGAACAATATCCAAAAACACAGCGTGGATGATCAAGTGGAAAAAGAGGCACATTTGGAACAATTGGAAAAGCTCGTTGGCCAACTTTCACCAAAAAGAAAGCGAGTGTTGGAAATGAATATTTTCGAAAAGAAATCCTATCAGGAAATCGCCAATGAACTGGCCATCTCTATCAATACGGTTAAAAATCAATTGATCAAGGCCAAAGCATTGATCCGTCAAGAAATGGATAATTCACTGTCCAAATGA
- the katG gene encoding catalase/peroxidase HPI has product MKKVLPFLSAIVLGLLTLSCQQSSQDNKVEADGNSGATKKVKATENRDWWPNRLDLSILRQHSSLSDPMEENYDYIAAFNSLQYDSLKSDIRQVLTDSQDWWPADFGHYGGLFIRMAWHSAGTYRTGDGRGGSRAGQQRFAPLNSWPDNANLDKARRLLWPIKQKYGSKISWADLMVLTGNVALEDMGFKTFGFAGGRVDTWEPETDVYWGAEKEWLGDEERYSGDRELEDPLAAVQMGLIYVNPEGPNGNPDPLLAADDIRATFGRMGMNEEETVALIAGGHTLGKAHGAGPASHVGKDPEAAGIEEQGFGWKSDYKSGKGADAITSGLEVTWTPTPTQWSHLFFVSLFENEWELTESPAGAHQWVAKDSDMTVPDAFDKSKRHAPTMFTTDLSLRFDPSFEKISRRFYENPEAFNEAFAHAWFKLTHRDMGPKTTYLGPEAPEEDLIWQDPIPAVNHPLIGSKEIDELKGTLLNAGLSIREMVSTAWASASTYRGSDRRGGANGARIRLAPQKDWEVNNPEQLAKVLGTYEKIQAKFNDSHGAKKVSLADLIVLAGDAAVEKAAANAGYDVTIPFVPGRMDALQEQTDVESFAVMEPMADGFRNYLKKCYTLSTEELLVDKAQLLTLTAPEMTVLVGGMRSLNANYDGGHHGIFTDDPEKLTNDFFVKLLDMGTEWSPVDDTKEVFEGKDRQTGQVDYTATRADLIFGSNSELRALAEVYASDDSKEKFVRDFVDAWDKVMKLDRFDLRYPQD; this is encoded by the coding sequence ATGAAAAAGGTATTACCATTTTTAAGCGCAATTGTTCTGGGATTGCTGACATTGTCATGTCAGCAAAGTTCGCAAGACAATAAGGTAGAAGCCGATGGAAATTCCGGCGCTACCAAGAAAGTTAAGGCTACGGAAAACAGAGATTGGTGGCCAAATAGGTTGGATCTCAGCATTCTTAGACAGCATTCTTCCCTGTCCGATCCAATGGAAGAAAACTATGATTACATAGCAGCTTTTAACAGCCTGCAGTATGATTCCCTTAAGAGCGATATCCGTCAAGTACTCACTGACTCACAGGACTGGTGGCCAGCAGACTTTGGGCATTATGGAGGATTGTTTATCCGTATGGCTTGGCACAGTGCTGGGACTTACCGGACTGGCGACGGTCGGGGTGGTTCCAGGGCGGGACAGCAGCGTTTTGCGCCTTTGAACAGTTGGCCGGACAATGCCAATTTGGATAAAGCCCGACGGCTACTATGGCCCATCAAGCAGAAATATGGAAGCAAAATCTCTTGGGCAGACCTTATGGTTTTGACAGGAAATGTGGCCTTGGAAGACATGGGATTCAAGACCTTCGGTTTTGCCGGAGGTAGGGTAGATACTTGGGAGCCTGAAACCGATGTGTACTGGGGTGCCGAAAAAGAATGGCTAGGCGATGAAGAAAGGTATTCCGGTGACAGGGAGCTAGAGGATCCCCTTGCTGCGGTCCAGATGGGCTTGATATATGTGAACCCAGAAGGACCTAACGGGAATCCTGACCCTTTATTGGCCGCCGATGATATCCGTGCGACATTTGGTAGAATGGGCATGAATGAAGAAGAAACCGTCGCACTTATAGCAGGTGGTCATACCTTGGGAAAAGCCCACGGCGCAGGTCCGGCTTCCCATGTAGGCAAAGATCCAGAAGCTGCTGGGATCGAAGAACAAGGGTTCGGCTGGAAGAGTGATTATAAATCCGGTAAGGGCGCGGATGCCATTACTTCGGGCTTAGAGGTTACATGGACACCTACTCCAACCCAATGGAGCCATTTGTTCTTCGTAAGTCTTTTCGAAAACGAGTGGGAGTTGACAGAAAGTCCTGCGGGTGCACACCAGTGGGTGGCCAAGGACTCCGACATGACGGTTCCTGATGCCTTTGACAAAAGCAAACGTCACGCTCCTACGATGTTTACTACGGATCTTTCCCTGAGATTTGATCCTAGCTTTGAGAAGATCTCCAGAAGATTTTATGAAAACCCTGAAGCCTTTAATGAAGCTTTTGCCCATGCGTGGTTTAAACTTACCCATAGGGATATGGGACCAAAAACCACCTATTTGGGCCCTGAAGCTCCTGAGGAAGATCTGATTTGGCAAGATCCTATTCCTGCAGTGAACCATCCGTTAATTGGCTCCAAAGAGATAGATGAACTAAAAGGTACCTTGTTGAATGCTGGCTTGAGCATCCGTGAAATGGTGAGCACAGCATGGGCCTCTGCATCTACTTATCGGGGATCTGATCGAAGGGGAGGAGCAAATGGCGCAAGAATCCGTCTGGCACCTCAAAAGGACTGGGAAGTCAACAACCCTGAGCAATTGGCCAAGGTACTGGGCACCTATGAAAAAATCCAAGCCAAATTCAATGATTCGCATGGTGCTAAAAAAGTATCCTTGGCAGATTTGATTGTTTTGGCGGGAGACGCAGCTGTAGAAAAAGCTGCTGCCAATGCAGGTTATGATGTGACCATTCCTTTTGTACCTGGACGTATGGACGCACTCCAAGAACAAACAGACGTCGAATCGTTTGCCGTAATGGAACCAATGGCTGATGGCTTTAGGAATTACCTGAAAAAATGCTACACGCTTTCTACAGAGGAACTGTTGGTGGATAAAGCGCAGCTGTTGACCTTGACAGCACCTGAAATGACCGTGTTGGTAGGTGGCATGCGCTCGTTAAACGCCAACTATGACGGCGGCCATCACGGTATCTTTACCGATGATCCAGAGAAGCTAACGAATGATTTCTTCGTAAAATTATTGGATATGGGTACAGAGTGGTCACCAGTGGACGACACCAAAGAGGTGTTTGAAGGTAAGGACCGTCAAACGGGACAAGTAGACTATACGGCCACCCGAGCAGACCTGATATTTGGGTCCAATTCGGAGCTGAGAGCACTTGCTGAAGTCTATGCCAGTGATGATTCCAAAGAAAAATTCGTAAGGGATTTCGTGGATGCTTGGGACAAGGTGATGAAGCTTGACCGATTTGACTTGAGGTATCCGCAGGATTAA